The following is a genomic window from Niabella soli DSM 19437.
ATAATGATCTTTTTTAGCCCTTTTACATAGCGTCTTCCGGTAGCACGGTCGGTAGGAGAGATCAATGCGATGCGGTCATTCATTTGTTCCAGCTCCTGTCCATCGTGTTGGGTAATGAGCAGTACCTGATCGCCGGTCGATGTATTGAACAATTCATTCCAGGAAAACACTACCGTATAATCGTCCGAAGCCACACAAGCAATATAATACCGGCTCAACTCCTTTGGACCTGGACTGGTGATCGTTATCTTACTTAAAATTTCTTTTAATAAAACGCCTTTTACTTTGTGTAATGCCAATTTCCGTACCATCAGGTGGTTGTAAACAGGAATACTATCAACAAATGAAACCGGGTATTTTTTCAGGTCCGCCCCGGTAAGCACCAATGATCGCTTCATAGCTCCTTCTATTGTTATCCTATATGTTGGCACCATCCGCTTCTGAGCGTTGCAACCCAGTGTTGTATAAAAAAGAACAAATAAAAAATAGAATTTCATACGCTATTACTTATACAAAAACGAGCTTGATTGCCGCTACCGCCAGGGCAACCGATAAAATATATTTTAATGTGGATTGCCCAAACTTAACCGCGCCAAAGTAAGCCCCGCAAAGGCCGCCTACAAAAGCAACAGCAATATATCCATACATAGCTGCTGTAATATGTATGCCTATCGTCAATTGCCCCGCCAGCCCGGATATAGAGTTCACAAAAATAAATAATGCGCTGATTGCCGCCGCCTGTTTCATATTGGCCCAGCGTAACAATAATAAAACGGGCGACAACAGGATTCCTCCGCCAATGCCGATCAATCCGGAAAAAAATCCTATAGCCGCGCCGATCACCAGGGCTAATGGTGTATTGGGCTTCTTCTGTTCGGTTATCTGCACATTGCTAAAACACAGGAACCGTATTA
Proteins encoded in this region:
- a CDS encoding sulfite exporter TauE/SafE family protein, coding for MNTELFYFLLFSIAFLYASVGHGGASGYLALMALWGIAPETMKPTALILNLFVSLTSFIQYYRGGHFRWKLFLPFIITSFPLAFLGGMITIDPGIYKRILGILLVISVIRFLCFSNVQITEQKKPNTPLALVIGAAIGFFSGLIGIGGGILLSPVLLLLRWANMKQAAAISALFIFVNSISGLAGQLTIGIHITAAMYGYIAVAFVGGLCGAYFGAVKFGQSTLKYILSVALAVAAIKLVFV